GGACGTAATATTCCTCGTGTGAAGGGGCCGTTGCAGGTGGCTCAAtccggacgctattcaaaatagcgttcgAGCTTCGGATGCTATTATGAATAGCGCCCCTTGTTCAGGTACTATTTTGAACAGCGTCCCACGCGTTGACCACTGCCACCCGCCCCCTCTTTGTAATTTTTGGAGTTGTTACCCCATTCTGGTATTTTTTATTTCTGAGTTACCTTACTACGGTCATTTGCCCTATATCCTAGGCCACAAAACTGTATGTGTATAGCAAGTTAGCTTGTAAACATGATGTTCAAATTTGAAGTACCAATTCTATTGTTGATGAATTACTGGCCTTTTCATTGCCTTTTCATTGTTATTAGTGTTTTTCTATTTGACTATTCTCTTCGTACCGAGTGGTAAGTGGGGAGCCAAAATCGCTTGGGAGAATCTGCTGGGCCTATCATGGGCTTGCTAACGTTTTCTACTTCAAATGTGAGCTAGTCTCGTCCATATAGAACTTTGCTCTCATTGCATCAAAATCTTTTCGTTTTTCAGCCAAAAAGGTGATATCTTCCTCTACCAATGCAATACCTTCCTCCAccaatcccattgagccaagattGGTGTTAGGCATGTGGCTACTCTTTCTAGGAGCTGCATCTTTACCAGATTGTTTCTGTCAAACAATCTGATAGCACTTGTTAGAAATAGAAAAAGCTCAAGACGTCGGGAAGAATTTGTAGAGCCTTGCTAGTTGCAAGAATTCTTCTTGGCATGTTGAGCAACTGTGGTTTCATGACAAGCTTTTCCTTCTTGTTGCATTATTAGGGTAAGACTAGTAGGTAAATGCATTATTAGGGTAAGACTACTAGGTAACGTGTGTCTGCATAGAAATGATTCTGGCCTCGTGGATTTCTGAAAATGAAGACACCAGCTTTTGACATTCTACCCTAAAGCATGGATTGTTGTTGGGGAAGGTCGCGTAGCTAGTGTGTAGGTGCaacattttctccagctttgcccTTGTGCctagagaaaaaaagaaagaaagagctACACTATACGACTCACGCTTGCTAGCCGAAAAAGTAGACTATTatttttggaccaaaacccatatTCATTGCTTAAAGAATCATGTATTTTGCCTGCCTACTGctgattattttatttattacttaTGTTTGATTGTTGACTTTTGTGGTCATTGTGGGCCTCTTTCAAGGCCTTGGAGAGCATAGTCTTAAGATAAGCAATGTTTAGTTCAAATCGAATAAATTAAAGTGAATCGCCTTAATTTGATAATTTGAttctatttttaatataatttagttcaattcgattcgattttatattataaaaatttcaattatttttgcTCAGTTTGATTTTGAAGAGAAGAGTAGGAGATTAggggtgagcattatttagttcaaACCAAATAAATTGAATCGAACTGCCTCAATTAGGTAATTCGATTCGGTTtttaatataattcgattcagtttgattcatttttatattataaaaatttcgattattttagttcgattcgattttgaaaagaaaaaattagCTAAACGAAACCGAACCGAATAggtttattgatttttgaattgatttatttttatgaggaatttatgaattatatgtaattttatacacataaattgtttaatttccttgattaatagttattaggttcaaaccaagatcaaaattagaccaaataacttgaaaattaagtctaaattaaaaaatcaatcaaaaatcaaaagcaATTGGTTTGAATTGAACTGAATCAAAATAGAgcgatttgattcgattcgattttttattcatttcggttcggttcgatttctaaaatatataatttaattttcatgatttgattcggttcggtttggttcattttgaaccgaatgctcacccaggAGACTACCCTTTTCAGTCGGTTTGGCGTGCCAAAAATGTGCTTCCAAGCAACTTTCCTAGGAAACAATGTGCAGACAAATCCATTGGTTTTCCCAAATTCCATTCAACGAAATCTCATGAATTGGATAAGAAGCAGCTTCAGACTCTGCCAAACTTCTTTCCAACTATTTGGGTATACCAAAGGCACAACTCCTGTCTTTTTATGATAATAGCTTACGATTATTTATCGTCAATGAACCGCAATTATGGGCAACTTTATCTTATGGGTCTtggtcttttttcttttttttttttttaaaggaggATTCACGTCGCAAATCCACGATCTTCATGTACAATTATAATTATTTGCCAATATCCATTGATTGCTTGGTCATATCTAACATGATTCTCTAAAATCTTGGGGATTGCATTAGTTTTCTCTGCAAGGGTAATTCTTGGTCATATCTAACTTGATTGATTGCCTTGTGTTATGATTTTACTGCTTGCAGCTTAAGAAATTGGCTTAATTCTACATAAAATTTCCACTGCAGCATAAGAACTCGACTCCTACATTACTAAGTTGAAGCTGATTGGTTGCAATTAAGTAATTCCCGAAACCTTATGGCATGTATTtgaaactaataataataataataataataaaaagggcTTGTAAACTCCCAAGTTGCTAAAATGGTCCGAGTTGATTCATTCTAACTCACAAGTAAAGAGAATTAACTCGACTCAATATGATTTTTAGTTGTAGATTAACAGTTTTTCTTTACAGTCATAGGAGAACCCAATACACATACAGAAAACAACACCCCATAAAAAGCATCAAACATCCCATACATCTATTTTTAGTAACTTAAAAATGCTTTGGATCTTCGTTCTGCTTAGACCTAAGTAGCTTAAGCAACATTCTGGCCTTTGATTTGGTCCTACCACTGCACTGGCTCTGCAAAAGCAGTAGCAACTGCGTCAAAACTCCTACACAGATTGCTTGTTCTCTTGCCTGTAAAGAATCACTACATATTAACACAAGCGACCTCACTGCACTTTCACTTCCTTCATGATCTGATACCCTGAAAACCATTTTAACAAGAGCACTAACACCATTAGGATTATTTATCACAGCCTCTTTTGCACTCTCTAGTCCTAGAAGAAGCTCAATTGTTTCTATTGCTTTTGGTGCCAAATTTCTTTGCCGTCTTTCTGCATTTGAAATGTATATTAAGAGTCTATTTATCACATCTTCTTGAACCAATTTCTCTCTGTTTGATTCTAAGGAGCACAATGCGTAGACTGCTTTGATTCCAGCCTCAGATGTCCCGCAATTCTGTTGAACCAGAAGAAGTAGCCCTTGCAGGAGTTGCCGATTTTTGCCAGGCATAGCACAGAGCTCTATTGTCTCCAAAGATGATGATATTACTTCTATAAGATGACACAAACTCACCTGGATGATGCTAGTACCTTTCTCAAGTAAAACCTTGAAGGATTCCAACTTTGTCTCCTTTTTTAGCATGTTTAAGGACTCACGTTTACCCATAGACACCAATTTTAAAACACAAGAAAGTGTTTGCTCTGCAAACTTGATGTTTTCTTGGGATAGTTTGTATTCTTCTCGTCCAAAAACTAGTTCCAACAACGAAGGCAAGAAACCTAGCTGCAGCAAATACGAAATCCTAGAAGTTGATTCTTCGGATAGGGCTTGGATTCTTTCAAGTACTTGAAACTTCTTCTCCAAGGTAGCCTCATGAGATGCAAGATTGCTTTTAAGCAAAGATAAAGAATCAATAGTTTTCTTGTAATCAGGATCGAATTGAGGACCCATTTGGAGCCACTCATCGATCAAATGGCGAAGGGTGTGATTAGGAACCATGGACAGATCATGAAGCTTCTGCATTGTGACAGGGCATGTGAGATTACCTGCAGAAAGCCATTTTTCTATGCTTGATCTATCATAGGTTTGGCCTGTGCATAGAGTCACTGGATCTTTGAACAAATCTAGACTAATTGGGCAAATGAACAAGTGGGGTATACTCATTTGAGCTTCTTTCATGAAAGAATACCACACAGACTCAAGAACCAAAAAGGTTATTGGTGGTGAATTGATGACATGATTAGCTGAAAGTTCAGTATCTAAGAAGTGGGTGCTAAAGTCATTCACCACTATAAGTGCTGAACAGGCAGGGGAGAAGATAGTTGTAATATACAATGCAAGATTTGTATGGGTATTAAAAGACAAACCTTAAAGAACACTCTTGAATTAAACAATGGAAAATATTTATGGAGGAAGTgtgcctttttctttttttccctaATTCAGATTCTAGCTGCTATAGTTCAGAAATGGCATACATTGAAATATGGAACCGAAATCATAATCATGGCAtggaaaagagagaaaaaaaaaaaaaggcagaaGAACAATGGAatcaaaggaaagaaagtgatagaaaaggtaagaaaattttctttttatgaaaAAAAGGTTAGCACCTCCTCCACTTCTTACAGCAGCAGCAGCCAggatttgagagagagagagagagagagagagagagagagtttttgTGTGTTCTATTAGCTTTACACGAACAGAGGCAAAAGTGCAATCTTGGAT
This sequence is a window from Hevea brasiliensis isolate MT/VB/25A 57/8 chromosome 10, ASM3005281v1, whole genome shotgun sequence. Protein-coding genes within it:
- the LOC110671727 gene encoding U-box domain-containing protein 26-like encodes the protein MKEAQMSIPHLFICPISLDLFKDPVTLCTGQTYDRSSIEKWLSAGNLTCPVTMQKLHDLSMVPNHTLRHLIDEWLQMGPQFDPDYKKTIDSLSLLKSNLASHEATLEKKFQVLERIQALSEESTSRISYLLQLGFLPSLLELVFGREEYKLSQENIKFAEQTLSCVLKLVSMGKRESLNMLKKETKLESFKVLLEKGTSIIQVSLCHLIEVISSSLETIELCAMPGKNRQLLQGLLLLVQQNCGTSEAGIKAVYALCSLESNREKLVQEDVINRLLIYISNAERRQRNLAPKAIETIELLLGLESAKEAVINNPNGVSALVKMVFRVSDHEGSESAVRSLVLICSDSLQAREQAICVGVLTQLLLLLQSQCSGRTKSKARMLLKLLRSKQNEDPKHF